The Spirosoma radiotolerans genome has a window encoding:
- a CDS encoding helix-turn-helix transcriptional regulator — MQLVIDSSGPVGRIDVLSEDGHSTSADYIEMAFPPSLGTGTIQRFTLSPLLFVMLHRYTLSRDVELRRRAEPGDQSMIIFSFRNMVRPATPSAHPSSIRMLPAVQVSSSDMDLAVSFPTGTLIRTIIVGINAALLGQLMGQQTQKPLVQTLLSSRQSYLYEEIGSLVVQQVAADMLAHHSTDPLLSFYLTVKGQELVYQFMSDLLKRETKAVYPLRDDDGKTLFVVRDQLVQDLSRAPSMPHLASVAGMSESKLRRLFRQVFGMSLYDYYQTVRMHEAARLLREAKLSVSETGYQLGFANLSHFTRVFKQHLGQKPKQYAKSM; from the coding sequence ATGCAGTTAGTAATTGATTCCTCAGGACCGGTCGGACGGATTGATGTGCTGTCGGAAGATGGACACTCAACCAGCGCCGACTATATAGAGATGGCGTTCCCCCCTTCTTTGGGGACGGGTACCATCCAGCGGTTTACGCTTAGCCCGCTACTATTTGTTATGTTGCACCGCTACACCCTCAGCCGGGACGTTGAGTTGCGCCGTCGGGCCGAACCTGGCGATCAGTCGATGATTATATTTAGTTTTCGCAATATGGTACGCCCGGCTACCCCGTCCGCCCACCCGTCGTCCATCCGAATGCTCCCGGCGGTGCAAGTGAGTTCGAGTGATATGGACTTAGCTGTCTCTTTCCCCACCGGTACGCTCATTCGCACGATTATCGTTGGCATCAACGCAGCCCTGCTAGGGCAACTCATGGGGCAACAAACCCAAAAGCCGCTGGTTCAAACCCTGCTGAGTAGTCGTCAATCGTACCTCTACGAAGAAATCGGGTCACTGGTCGTTCAGCAGGTGGCGGCCGACATGTTGGCCCACCACTCGACCGACCCGCTGTTATCCTTTTACTTAACCGTGAAAGGGCAGGAGTTGGTCTATCAGTTCATGAGCGATTTACTGAAGCGCGAGACTAAAGCGGTCTATCCGCTACGGGACGATGATGGCAAGACACTCTTTGTCGTGCGGGACCAGTTGGTACAGGATCTAAGTCGGGCTCCGAGCATGCCCCATCTGGCCTCGGTAGCGGGGATGAGCGAAAGCAAACTCCGTCGGTTATTTCGGCAGGTTTTCGGCATGAGCCTCTATGATTACTACCAGACGGTACGCATGCACGAAGCGGCCCGACTGTTGCGGGAAGCTAAACTATCCGTGTCGGAAACGGGCTATCAGTTGGGCTTTGCCAACCTGAGTCATTTTACTCGTGTCTTTAAGCAGCATCTGGGTCAAAAGCCAAAACAGTATGCAAAATCAATGTAG
- a CDS encoding alpha/beta fold hydrolase, which translates to MNKLVLILAFMASITCFAQTHQPRTFLLVHGAWSGGWDYAQVETILRAKGDKVYRPTLTGLGERVHLANPTINLTTFISDIVNVIKFEDLHNVILVGHSFGGMVISGVAEQLPDRISKLIYLDAMVPNDGESAQMVCGDLWNSLMASHVKDGFMEYPFGPVRSIPPMDVAQSLKTFTEPLSLRNPLVKTIPTTFIVMTKNGQSQAANDQMGLVKARQRHWQIASLEGGHYAMREQPEQLVKKLEEVLK; encoded by the coding sequence ATGAACAAACTAGTGTTGATTCTCGCCTTCATGGCTTCTATAACTTGCTTTGCCCAAACGCATCAGCCTAGAACGTTTCTGTTGGTACACGGAGCTTGGTCGGGTGGCTGGGATTATGCCCAAGTCGAAACTATTCTACGAGCCAAGGGCGATAAGGTATACCGGCCTACCTTGACCGGTCTGGGGGAGCGCGTGCATCTAGCGAACCCAACCATCAATTTGACTACCTTCATTAGCGACATTGTCAACGTGATTAAGTTTGAAGACTTACACAACGTCATTTTAGTCGGACACAGCTTTGGGGGCATGGTCATCTCTGGCGTGGCGGAGCAACTGCCCGATCGAATCAGTAAGCTGATTTATTTGGATGCCATGGTGCCCAATGATGGGGAGAGCGCTCAGATGGTTTGCGGTGATTTATGGAATAGCCTCATGGCATCTCACGTAAAGGATGGCTTTATGGAGTATCCATTTGGGCCGGTCAGATCGATTCCACCTATGGATGTAGCTCAGTCATTGAAAACATTTACCGAGCCGTTATCCCTTCGTAATCCGTTGGTTAAGACCATCCCTACCACGTTTATTGTGATGACTAAGAATGGGCAAAGCCAAGCCGCCAACGACCAAATGGGCTTAGTCAAAGCGCGCCAACGGCACTGGCAAATCGCATCGCTGGAAGGCGGACATTATGCCATGCGGGAACAGCCTGAACAATTGGTAAAGAAATTGGAAGAGGTCCTGAAATAA